From a single Lonchura striata isolate bLonStr1 chromosome 13, bLonStr1.mat, whole genome shotgun sequence genomic region:
- the LOC110476260 gene encoding C-signal, whose amino-acid sequence MAGLHVRSLLVTGANRGIGLGLVQHFLRMPNPPQWIFATCRDPKGQRAQELQNLASKHPNIIIIPLEVSDPTSIKAAAAKVGEHLGGSGLNLLINNAGIVKLNTLDTETFEDMREIYTTNTVGPLLMGQAFLPLLKKAAQGSPGSELSCSKAAIINMSSIGGSIASSYGWELMQITSYRCSKAALNMLSRCQSLAYKEHGILCVALHPGWVQTDMGSCAGHAPPVTVDDSVQGMLKVLSSLSEKDTGAFLDWEGNVLPW is encoded by the exons atgGCAGGGCTCCACGTCCGCTCTCTTCTGGTGACTGGGGCCAACCGAGGCATCGGCCTGGGGCTCGTCCAGCATTTCCTGAGGATGCCAAACCCACCTCAGTGGATCTTTGCAACCTGTCGGGACCCCAAGGGACAGAGAGCGCAG GAGCTACAGAATTTGGCTTCCAAGCACCCcaacatcatcatcatcccgCTCG AGGTCAGCGACCCCACCAGCATCAAGGCAGCTGCAGCCAAGGTTGGGGAGCActtggggggctctgggctgaacCTCCTCATCAACAATGCTGGAATTGTGAAGCTGAACACACTTGATACCGAGACATTTGAGGACATGAGGGAGATTTACACCACCAACACGGTTGGACCCCTGCTGATGGGCCAG GCGTTTCTGCCCTTGCTGAAGAAGGCTGCCCAGGGGAGCCCaggctcagagctgagctgcagcaaggcTGCCATCATCAACATGTCCAGCATTGGCGGCTCCATCGCTTCTTCCTATGGTTGGGAGTTGATGCAGATCACCTCGTACCGCTGCAGCAAG GCTGCTCTGAACATGCTGAGCAGGTGCCAGTCCCTGGCGTACAAGGAGCACGGCATCCTCTGCGTGGCTCTCCACCCCGGCTGGGTGCAAACTGACATGGGCAGCTGTGCCGGACACGCG ccccctgtgaCAGTGGATGACAGCGTGCAAGGGATGCTGAAGGtcctctcctccctctctgAGAAGGACACTGGTGCCTTCCTGGACTGGGAAGGGAACGTCTTACCCTGGTGA